A single genomic interval of Streptomyces sp. NBC_00663 harbors:
- the sigM gene encoding RNA polymerase sigma factor SigM, with the protein MADGTAYGDASDQDLLARHVDGDPDAFGELVRRHRDRLWAVALRTLGDREEAADAVQDALVSAYRAAHTFRGQSAVTTWLHRITVNACLDRARKAASRKTSPVDDTERLEQLLEPHEEASAPAERNDLHRQLLEALGTLPPDQRAALVLVDMQGYPVAEAARMLDVPTGTVKSRCARGRARLLPLLTHLRPENTGDRRESGGGRNRVHGTSVPPAAGSPDPGPRETGPGDSAAVKGGGGRA; encoded by the coding sequence ATGGCAGATGGCACCGCATACGGCGACGCAAGCGATCAGGACCTCCTCGCCCGTCATGTGGACGGCGATCCCGACGCGTTCGGCGAGCTCGTGCGGCGTCATCGCGACCGGCTCTGGGCCGTGGCCCTGCGCACCCTCGGGGACCGCGAGGAGGCCGCTGACGCCGTCCAGGACGCCCTGGTCTCCGCCTACCGCGCCGCCCACACCTTCCGCGGCCAGTCGGCGGTCACGACCTGGCTGCACCGCATCACGGTGAACGCCTGCCTCGACCGGGCCCGCAAGGCGGCCTCCCGCAAGACCTCCCCGGTCGACGACACCGAGCGCCTGGAGCAGCTCCTGGAGCCCCACGAGGAGGCTTCGGCACCGGCGGAGCGCAATGATCTGCACCGCCAGCTCCTGGAGGCTCTCGGTACGCTGCCGCCCGATCAGCGGGCCGCTCTCGTCCTGGTGGACATGCAGGGATATCCGGTCGCCGAAGCCGCCCGCATGCTCGACGTGCCGACCGGCACGGTGAAGAGCCGCTGCGCCCGCGGCCGGGCCAGACTCCTTCCCCTCCTCACCCATCTGCGGCCGGAAAACACCGGTGACCGCAGAGAATCGGGCGGAGGACGGAACCGGGTGCACGGGACATCCGTCCCACCGGCAGCGGGATCCCCTGACCCAGGTCCCCGTGAGACAGGTCCAGGCGATTCAGCTGCTGTGAAGGGCGGAGGTGGGCGAGCGTGA